ctatgggaattgcttcatcatgctgttgctgaattaATCAGCAGATGGTACATTTCTGACGGCTCCGtgttgttctttggttctcccatccttgaggctgttaggtggattccagtctgccgtccgggggtcctctgattatttccacttgatgccttcttcggCCGATGGACACTAGATTCCTAGGCtagcacctccctgatcattcagttattatccacaccaaacatccatcctctatctctattttaatcacaattgttaacaaagcgagataaatacaacaaaagggcggggagtctctgtgtgctgtttctattgttacaaagtgttgctttgagaacagactctgtcttaggatgtactaacacaattagcagcttgcaagtttcacacagagagggagagaaatagtaaaaacaagagaccaaaaaccaagagacctcttaattagtaataccctggaatttaaactatggggaatcaaactcatttgtgatttttaatacagaacttctttaatatgatccaacagtatTTCTTATGTGTCAGAAAATTGTGATTTGCTGATGTAAAGCTGCCTGCAGTGATTCTAAACCAGGAgtaccagcctcagggcagactgttaggaagcAGAGCACAAACACCAAATTGGCTGAgagttctataattagattacaccaaccaattatcaagtgtaagCTCCTCAGATGCTATACAGCCTTAACATgcagtcacagacagtccccttgggcactatCTTGCCATCCAAGTAAgcttacctttgtgatagatggttccttacaccaagaatcacagtgATATTCAGGTTACACCCAGTCTCAAAGGATCAGTTACTTACCCCTCTTCATCCAAGACccttagatcttacaccaaagatgaTGCTTGTAGCCAATTTTATAATAAACTGTAGAAAATATATTaagtaggaaaaggaaacaagagttatttataaaattaaaacaGTTGAACATACACATCCagatgagttacagtcttaagtTTCCAAAGATAATAGAAGCTTCTCTATTCAGCAagttctatatgtcctttaggacCCTGGGGGATCCGCAGACTATATCTAAAGGGTCTGCAAAAGGTGACTGCTGCTTTATTTTCAGAGAGTCCTGTGGcgccttatagactaacagacgtattggagcataagctttcgtgggtgaatacccgaCGAAATGCgtccaatgaagtgggtattcacgcacgaaagcttatgctccaatacgtctgttagtctataaggtgccacaggactcttagtctgggtctgtaaaagcggcaaacacggctacccctctgatactatgaAAACAAAGTTTCAATCAAAAGTATGTGAATCCCCCACATGCATGTCAAAACCTGGAAgtgttgtcattaccatagaagcCCACTGTTTAGCACCGTTTCTCACACTACGTCAAATGCTGTGCCAAGCACACGCAAcatttatagttgaattctgttcagtcagttttcaatcTAAGACTTCTATGGTAGAGGTCCACGAATTACAGGTTGAATTTCGAAAGGGGTCTAcatctccattcaaaattttttaggggtccacaaataaaaatatgttgaAAACTACTGCTTTAGGGCTAACCAGGCTAAGAGGCTGTGGACCTCTGGTTTATGCTTAGAAAACTTTGCCCTTCAGACTTTAAGCAGCATAGAgatccagttccttcttgttaggtgtctttctccccctcctccattgtgctctgagctgcagacTCAGCTGATCGGCGGAATCCACTTGCATGGCTTGTCTTTAAAATGAGGGGGACAAAACAACCAacgtcttttgtcctctttaatgtccCACAATAGTCCATCGGTAGGATGTAGGGCAGGATGTAACACCTTCTGTTGGAAACCAGCACTTCACACTGGTTCATGTCTTTCTACTATCTGGTTATTTACAGTCAGAGAGGCTCACAATAcaaatgctcaaatattaccttacaatatgggatacagatgttataaatgaaattaatgcaggcagcaactcacaggcattcaataaagtctaaacacattcttataattcttGTAAACAATACTAACCCATATACATAGCTGGATTCAGTCTGGCTCATCTTTGTCAGTGTTCCATTGAGACTTATGGGGACTTTGTCAGGAGCTAGCACtgggtttgccagcatcacattATGTTGTGCCAGGTTCCTGTCAGGAAGATACATTCCATCGTCTGTCGATGGACCCCTGGAATTTTTGTAATATTTCACTACAATAAAACGTCATTGCTGTACATTTCCAGGAGGTCTGGCTTTTCCCCCAGGGCTATAACCTTGCTTTCTCCAGTATGATTTAGGATGAAGGCCACTGATTAAGTGAGAGGTACAAAGCTCAAGGTCAATATTCTACTCTGGTGGGAGTACAGAAAAAAGAGTGTGCCTTTTGAACTCTCCAAGTTCTGCTTGGTCTGTTGAGGTGAACAAGGGTGATATGAAAATGGGTTTTAGATTTCATAAAgatattttgaaatgactttttaaaatctcacactTCTTTCCAAGGATTTTGTTTATGAAGTGTCTAGTTCATGCTGCGGTGTTCATGTGGTTTGTTTGTAACCTGAAATCACTGCTGATGTTAAGTCTCCCATTTTCTGGGCTTTTTTTCTGTGGATTCATACCACATTTAAATTCAATATAAAACCATTTCAGGCTAACCTGACAGGAAGAATAGTTCAGTGATTAGGGCTCTGCTTTGGGAtctgggagacctaggttcaaatccctactctgccacagacttcctttgtgaccttgggcacatcaatTAGACCCctgatccttaaaggtatttagggtcctaatgtccctggaggaagtgtgaggatctggtccttttttaaaatgggaataacaacaTCCCCCTATTTCACAGGGCTGTTgagagggtaaatacattaaacattgtGGGAGGCTGAGATACTATGGCAACAGGAGCCACAGTGTGTTCTGCCTCTTTGTCTGGCTAGAGCAGATGAGCCAAACAGCTTCTAATCAAGGCTACAGTTGAATTCTGAAGAAAAACTATATTTAACACCACTTGCTGGCAAGGTAACTGGGTTGCCTAAAAGCCaattatggttttaaaaaattTCTTTAAATATGAATTAAAGAACTGCATTTAACCACAATGTACCTTCGAAATTGTTTAGGCTTATCTGTGTTAGCATGCCAAACAGTTTTGTATAGTACTGGAAATTCCAGACTGTTAGATTTTACCAGATGTTGTCTACTGTTTCATTGTCTTGAGAGTGTTGTCCTGAAATCTTATCCCACGTTGCATGTGAGCTTTATGTGCTCCTTCATGGTTGCCAAGGGTGGCATGGATAAGCATTCATGCCGtgctccccatcagtacccggccagggccagggaagctaatgatccaatcaGCAGACTAAATTTGGGGATGAACCCTGTGCTTCCAGTCTACATTTGCGCTTCTACCATTGCTACAACCAATGATAGTGCAACAATGGAAGATCCTCCTCAAAAAGTATAGTGTAGACAAAACCCCGCAGACAGGAGTAAGATTTGTGGTTGATGGCTCTACATTCCAGTCTCTTGCCTGATATTTAATTCCAGTTCCTTAAATTAAACCATTTACCTTTTTTACTCCCACTTTCCTGGCAGGTTACTTTATGGCTAAAAAGGACATTTGGGGATCAACCCATTCCACAGTACGAAGTGAATTCACGGACTGTTGATATTTTATATGAACTTGCGGAATGCAATGAAACCAGAGACAGGGATGTCTCCCTAGTGATAGATGACATGAAACAGAAGACTGCTGAATATGAGTCAGAAGGTGAGTGTGGAGCTTCAAACTCCAGTTACAGTAAAAACGCCTTTTTCTAAGTGACACTATAGGGTTTGGGTTTCTATTTACTGTAATATCTTATAAAAAGTGTAAAAAAGTAGCAATAGGCTAGGGTTTTCCTGAAATCCAGCTATATATTGTCATACACTGCGTACACAAATACTTTTCTCCCAAAAGTGACATCAGATTGGCCCACAACAGTTTCTTAAATCAACTTGAGCAGGCTGTAAAGACTGACAAGCAGCTTAGCTGCTAAACTTCCTACACTGCCAAGCTAGATGGCACAGCACTGAAATAGTGATACTGTATGTGCAAGGGTGGGGGTCAGGGATAGTATTGATCTCAAGTGTCTGAGCCAATGCTAATCTCTAACTAAAGGAAGCAATTTAGGATTCTGAAACAGCAGCTATGTTATTTAGCAACTCCTTAGCTAATCATAGGGCGTGAGCATTGGATAAAATGGAGAACAGCGATCAGTATTTCTCGAGCAACCCCACAGCTCAGGCCACcgtaatcatttttattttaacatttcataTACTAATAAAAATCACTTGCAAGGTTTTAATTAGGTAGGATTCTATAATTTTACGATATCATAAGAATTCCGATACTGTATGCAGGAgaatttctttcttctttcctaaTCGCTCCCAAAAaatatgtttttggtttttttttggttttttttttttttccctgtgtagTCTcccaatgaatcatagaatcataggactggaagggatcctcgagaggtcatctagtccagtcccctatgCTCATGGCGGGATTAAGTATTATTTAgcccatccctgactggtgtttgtctaacctgctcttaaaaatttccaattatggagattccacaacctccctaggcaatttattccagtgcttacaattaccctgacaattaggaagttttttctaatgtccaacctagctTCTTgtctatcctcagagattaacgAGAGCAATTTACCTCCcacctccttgtaacaactttttttgtacttgaaaactattatcatgtctcctgtcttttcttctccagagtaaacaaatccaatcttttcaatcttccctcataggtcatactttctaaacctttaatcatttttgtcgctcttccctagactttctccagtttgtccacatctttcctgaaatgtgatgtccagaactggacacaatattccagctgaggcctaaacaGCACGGAATAGAGCGGagttacttcttgtgtcttgcttacaacactcctgctaatacatcccagaatgaccttttctttttttgcaacagtgttacattccTCACAGATATTTAGTTTGGGATCCACagtgaccccccagatccctttctgcaatactctttcctaggcactcttttcccattttgtatgtgtgcaactgatttttccttcctaagtggagtactttgcatttgtcgttattgaatttcatcctatttacttctagtttgtccagatcactttgaattttaatcctatcctccaaagcaatTGCAACCGTACACACTTTGGTATCATTCGCAAACTTTATAactgtgctctctatgccattatctaaatcactgatgaagatattgaacagaaccagacccagaactgatccctgcgggaccccacttgatatgcccttccagcctgactgtgaaccactgataactactctctgagatcGGTTTtacaaccagttatgcacccaccttataatagctccatcctTAGTTTGTTCacgagaaggtcatgcaagacagaatcaaaagccttattaaagtcaagatataccacatctaccacttccatTCCCACCCCGCCCATCCAgaaggtttgttaccctgtcaatgAAAGCTATTATGTTcaacttgttcttgacaaatctatggtgactgttacttatcaccttattatcttctaggtgtttgcaagttgattgcttaattatttgctccattaactTTCTGGTAtgagaggggtagccgtgttagtctggatctgtaaaaacggcaaagaatcctgtggcaccttatagactaacggaTGTATTGGAGTGTAAGCTTCCGTGGgcgaatacccacttcgtcagatgcatgcttatgctccaatacgtctgttagcctataaggtgccacaggactctttgctgcattatctttctggatactgaagttaagatgactggtctgtaattccctacGTTGTttgtatttccctttttatagattggcactatatttgcccttttccagtcctctgaaatctctcctttcttccatgacttttcaaagataattgctaatggctcatatATCTcctttgagtattctaggatgcatttcatcaggcccttgtgacttgaagacatctatcttgtctaagtaatttttaactttccCTATTTTTACCTCTGATCCCACCTCATTTTCACtgtcattcactatgttagacatccaattgctactaatctttttggtgaaaactgatacaaaaaaagtcatttagcacttctgctatttccacattttctgttattgcccgtgctgcacccccgcccccccccaattGAGTAAAGGGCCTaacctgtccttggtcttcctcttgcttcagggattctcaaactttacTGCATCGccacccccttctgacaacaaagttaCTTTATGACccagggtgggagaaggggccGCAGCCTGCGTCCCGCCCCAGGTgggggtggagctcaggcttcagcttcagccctgggtcccagcaagtctaatgctgcccctggtgaccccattaaaatgggatggcgacacactttggggtcctgatgcacagtttgagaaccgctgtaaatgcatttgtagaatgtttttgtGTTATCCTTTATGTTGCTAGCTAGTtcaatcttgttttgtgccttggcctttctaattttgtccctacatacctgTGTTATTATTTTATATCCATCCtgtgtaatttgacctagttttcactttttgtaggactcttttttttaagATCCATCCAATAGATTGTTTATGTTTACAGAATGGAGCACAGCACATTGAACCTTAAATTGTGTCTTTTGTGTCTGATTAGACTGTAAGCACCTTGAAGCAGAGACTGTGTATTCTAAATGTGTACAGTCCCATGCACACCTGTGACGAATATTAAATGAAGGTAACTATTTGGTTTTTCAGTCAACTATCTACAGGATCTTCTCATGGAGAGTGTGAATCTTTCCTTCAACAGTCTCTCTAGTGCAGGCACCAGCTATTTGAACGCATTGGTAGATAGTGCAATGGCGCTTGAAACAAAGGACACTTCCCTAGCAAGGTAATTCTTCCACAGTTTGCTGAAGTCTGGGTCAGTGGTGTCCAACCTTCTCAGCTTGAGGCCACCATCAGTACTTTGGGGCCAACTTTCTGCCCTGTGCCACTCATGCAGCACAAAGGGAGTGGAAAGCACCTGCAGTTCTGGGGTGGAGGAGTTCCCAGTGGATGTAGAGATGAAATGGCCATCTCCTACTCCTCCCTCCCTATACTCCCTGTGGCAGGTCAGGGGTGAGGAGAGGGAGTAGTTGAAGGATGCTGCACTCCAGCTATCCCCTGCTGGCATATGGTCCCTCCCTGGGGGCTCTTATGCTAGCTGGCACAATTTACAGCAGCTCCCAGACTACTCTAACCTGGACTCAGCAaaagaatcagggagctgtaactggctgctcattcccagcttctcctcttttccccctctcttggGTTGCTCTGAGTCAGTGTGTGGAGGTGGGAGCCATCTTTTGCTAGCCATAGGCACAGAGGGAGCCAGTCTAGTTGCTGTCATGCTCTTCCTGGGGCCCCCAGAGCCAGCAAAGAAGCAGGCAATGGAGTAGTCAATGTTACTGTCACCTCCTACTCCTGtggtgcagcaggtggccagcAGGGGCGCTGCTGAGCGCTTGCAGCAGGGAAGGACCCGTagctgctccctgggcagctgcagTGTTTGGCTGATTCAGAGGCTTCTGAAGAATTGCAGGGTATAGTTTCAGGGGTTGCATTTTCAATTCATAATTAAATAGACTTTTCCTTAATGTAGTCATCCGCAAGAGCCATGGGTTGGACACCTCATTATTTCAAATCTGATTCCCCAAAACCTGCCAGGGTCTGCCCAGCCCTTCATCCTTTTGGAGAGATTTAAATTGAGTATTTAGCTGTGTACCCTGCGTAGATTTCTCAAGTGAAACCATACGAAAATGAGGTTCAGTCTGGTTCTCTTAATAAAAGTAGGGGTTTTCCATGTGCCTTTAGCTAAAATgtccctttctgcctctgttcCTCTCCTTCCTACTCCAGCTGTTGTGCAGTGGGGTGTGCTCAGGCTGCATGCCATCATCTGTCCCAGAAGTGGTTGCAGTTCAGTTAGTGCATGTTTATAGCTTGTGAAATGCTTCATGATAAAAGGAGCTGTATAGCAATTAAAATGTTAAGCTATTTTGAATTTTATGTACATTGTCAAACACTGGCTTAGAGAAGTTCATAGCTATTTGGATTGTAAGATAGCTTAGAGAGACCTATCAGATTTGCCATTATTTGAGAAAAGTTTATGGAAAGTGTGAAAGAAAATAAGTGATTATATAACCCTGAGCTTCAGCAGAGTTGACTTCTAAACAGATCAATGAAATCTCTTGTTTCATTAGCTTCATCTCCGCTATCAATGATTTGACCTCAGATTTACATGCGACAGAATCGAGAAACAGAGAAATGGAGCTTGAATTGACCAGCCTTAGGAAAAAGCTAACTGCAGCTCTGGTGCTGGAAAAACATCTCAAAGAGTGAGtagtgggggagaaagggaaagagcTGAATGGGGTTTGCTGGTCCCCTGTTCTCAGCAACTTTATTGTCTATGAACAGTAACCAGGATATCTGAACATTCAGTTCAATATTGCTCTACTTCACAGCAATTTAAACCACTAGTCAAGGTCCTTGCAGCAAATTTACTTCAAATAGtcaaaaaaggtttaaaaatccCAAGCCTACAATGATGTAATTTAAATATTGTGGGTTGAATAGTGCTCATAAGTACGTGCCTGCATCTCCCATTTATTGCTTTGTGCATAGGTTCAAAGTGAGCATATTTTTCTGAGCATGAGCAGTGTTGTTTAGTGGTAAAAATAAAGGACTGGGTTAGAACAAAAAAGATTCCCAAGGAGATTCTTCTTTAACCAAAAGATTATAAAATTCCACTAAGTCCACCAGCGACCTCACCATGCAGATTTAATTTACATTGAAGTGCTTGGATACTACAGTGAGGGGCACTACAGTAAACTCTAACTATTGTGGcactgagagcagcagcagcatagctAATGTTGTAGAACTAGCATTCCTGTGTActtgtcccagctctgccattactGCACTGCGTGATTTTAGTTAAGTCACTTAACAGTTGTATTCCTAGGTTCTCCACTAACTAATCTAGTATAGTGACCCACCAGGCGGTTGTTAGAGTTTTCATGCAGATGCCCTGCTATCAGTAGGCATATCCTAGGGTCTTGGGAATCTGTGGGGTATCTGTGCACGTGGAAATCTCATCCCACCAATAGACTGAGCTGGTGGAGAGACTGAGTGCAACTCCATTTTCTGCTTCACTTTGTCCTTCCTGTGGGTATTTACTTGAGAGCGTTAATTTGGCTGAAGGTTAGTAAGCCACATATATTCACCACAATTTTCTTCTTAAAGGGAccttaaaaaaacagaagaacaTCTGGCAACAGAAAAAGCCAAAGCTGACAGCCGAACCCAGAACATGAAGTTCCTGAAGGATAAATCTGAGGACTTTAAATTCAGGATCAAGGCTGCAGAGGTTGATGATAAAAGTCTTCTACCAGTATTCTTAAAGGAATATGTGATTATGTCAAAGTGGGCCCCAAAATGTATGGTTTCGCTACTAGTTAGAGACATCTTTGGAGCTTCTTAGCCTCCAAGAGGGGGAATCTATTACAGCTGACACTTGGAAATAAAGTATGG
The sequence above is a segment of the Natator depressus isolate rNatDep1 chromosome 5, rNatDep2.hap1, whole genome shotgun sequence genome. Coding sequences within it:
- the HAUS1 gene encoding HAUS augmin-like complex subunit 1 isoform X3 → MEEKLRRVTLWLKRTFGDQPIPQYEVNSRTVDILYELAECNETRDRDVSLVIDDMKQKTAEYESEVNYLQDLLMESVNLSFNSLSSAGTSYLNALVDSAMALETKDTSLASFISAINDLTSDLHATESRNREMELELTSLRKKLTAALVLEKHLKEDLKKTEEHLATEKAKADSRTQNMKFLKDKSEDFKFRIKAAEEQLSASGMDPSLTHQSLVSLSENPSLARVKIEEAKRELNALEAEFSSKVDMMALSVPEPSKRRFT
- the HAUS1 gene encoding HAUS augmin-like complex subunit 1 isoform X2; translated protein: MEEKLRRVTLWLKRTFGDQPIPQYEVNSRTVDILYELAECNETRDRDVSLVIDDMKQKTAEYESEVNYLQDLLMESVNLSFNSLSSAGTSYLNALVDSAMALETKDTSLASFISAINDLTSDLHATESRNREMELELTSLRKKLTAALVLEKHLKEDLKKTEEHLATEKAKADSRTQNMKFLKDKSEDFKFRIKAAEEQLSASGMDPSLTHQSLVSLSEKLTELKQQTVPLKKKLESYLDLTPNPSLARVKIEEAKRELNALEAEFSSKVDMMALSVPEPSKRRFT
- the HAUS1 gene encoding HAUS augmin-like complex subunit 1 isoform X1, whose protein sequence is MEEKLRRVTLWLKRTFGDQPIPQYEVNSRTVDILYELAECNETRDRDVSLVIDDMKQKTAEYESEVNYLQDLLMESVNLSFNSLSSAGTSYLNALVDSAMALETKDTSLASFISAINDLTSDLHATESRNREMELELTSLRKKLTAALVLEKHLKEDLKKTEEHLATEKAKADSRTQNMKFLKDKSEDFKFRIKAAEEQLSASGMDPSLTHQSLVSLSEKLTELKQQTVPLKKKLESYLDLTPVIISSSTTTIF